The Aquila chrysaetos chrysaetos chromosome 19, bAquChr1.4, whole genome shotgun sequence genome includes a region encoding these proteins:
- the DDIAS gene encoding DNA damage-induced apoptosis suppressor protein isoform X3 — MNSVRGLLAASVISVQNSCFIYPACQKCFSRLILDSRRFNCVKCGCTGEAKDASYRYRLSLKIADTNDLFDITVFGSCLDPFFGVTAENLQRCIQDFNQLSGETNTDAPPGLLVQAVETCFIGKRFIFGVKGCASEDGGRSAVSSILQNCSRINRSTKKLTACQIFLPNAAVTGFTVISYFDQLLQLAKFRSCNNSSYLPDASSAPIDEPVSELSSLSSPSRNSCFVQSSGRETFLGSWQQSFSLTSSVAWVTVEDFPTLEVGKLVSPRPCF, encoded by the exons ATGAATAGTGTGAGAGGACTCTTGGCTGCCTCTGTAATTTCCGTCCAGAACTCCTGCTTCATCTATCCTGCCTgtcaaaaatgcttttctagGCTGATACTGGATTCTAGGAG GTTTAACTGTGTAAAATGTGGCTGCACAGGTGAAGCTAAAGATGCAAGCTACAGATATAGATTGTCCCTAAAGATTGCTGACACTAATGATTTGTTTGACATTACCGTGTTTGGAAGTTGCTTAGATCCATTCTTTGGGGTCACCGCAGAAAATCTGCAGAG GTGTATTCAAGACTTCAATCAGCTGTCAGGAGAAACAAACACAGATGCACCTCCAGGACTGTTAGTTCAAGCAGTGGAAACCTGTTTCATTGGAAAAAGATTTATATTTGGAGTGAAG ggtTGTGCAAGTGAAGATGGAGGGCGttctgctgtcagcagcatcTTGCAAAACTGTTCCAGAATTAATAGAAGTACCAAAAAGCTTACAGCTTGCCAGATCTTCCTGCCAAATGCTGCTGTTACTGGCTTTACTGTTATCAGCTACTTTGATCAGCTCCTGCAGTTGGCAAAATTCAGGAGCTGTAATAACAGCTCATACTTACCTGATGCATCTTCAGCTCCAATAGATGAACCTGTCAGTGAGCTCAGCAGCTTGTCTAGCCCGAGCAGAAACTCCTGTTTTGTTCAGTCTAGTGGCAGAGAAACTTTTTTAGGGTCCTGGCAGCAGTCCTTCAGCCTGACTTCATCTGTTGCTTGGGTAACAGTGGAAGACTTTCCCACTCTGGAAGTGGGAAAGCTG GTGTCACCAAGGCCTTGTTTTTAA
- the DDIAS gene encoding DNA damage-induced apoptosis suppressor protein isoform X1, translating into MNSVRGLLAASVISVQNSCFIYPACQKCFSRLILDSRRFNCVKCGCTGEAKDASYRYRLSLKIADTNDLFDITVFGSCLDPFFGVTAENLQRCIQDFNQLSGETNTDAPPGLLVQAVETCFIGKRFIFGVKGCASEDGGRSAVSSILQNCSRINRSTKKLTACQIFLPNAAVTGFTVISYFDQLLQLAKFRSCNNSSYLPDASSAPIDEPVSELSSLSSPSRNSCFVQSSGRETFLGSWQQSFSLTSSVAWVTVEDFPTLEVGKLVSEQHEQEGRPVSAESCSVSLNNQTFWDSQFCSSSVKEGNEEDNELSSQPSQTDSVSATDKLERVSSSKTECLHGNSSKLLQHPLEFGVKSIYPKTNSRNYSYPEKSHNSFFYERDASASNHINVAGVSQTDSMLWDELPFSESLNEFLARIEGGKSVVTSPSLDAGKQTLLESSNLGVNLNKSYPRQTLLAADLPEASISGRFLPPAEDGSWENILFACLQSNANPPSDEVSQCESSSSVLSSTDKECGASCFIPNPCLPILSQSLPVTSEPSVSKSRYVQPKEANMDISKSSWSFISLQCTAEHGENSCLKRSKAATCVCSAHDSCLAGCENKENSSSTPSQRTDLTFTGAWDSDPTTPSNTRRLYKRELKPLTELSENTFKSVNRREMLWNSIFPEGSYNASADLFDTSAREVAKPVEFLNKSCNSLIQEDTLTEKVTAPELVLYPGDDVLCNSSKPSSSLHRSPPAFSKHSTPVTYSFCPSECNSVSAQDFVPYLQSTPVTKPFQKLWPVGESSSVTIFTPQNPTKIHSKCKRSRSSFQNTLLQQLTGRLVKRERLSNGEDKESHSSVSQQFLNSQPPANFEDWIPPSANKRLKSTGSLNLKTVSWAADLQLTCGHAGRNPISESKENSENDVCFQNERLNPGDTARILTTPVFAGVTKALFLNDTVLETCSPSEGKSLLSSANYSGGILEGAAGWSPELFFQARTPFSSKPKY; encoded by the exons ATGAATAGTGTGAGAGGACTCTTGGCTGCCTCTGTAATTTCCGTCCAGAACTCCTGCTTCATCTATCCTGCCTgtcaaaaatgcttttctagGCTGATACTGGATTCTAGGAG GTTTAACTGTGTAAAATGTGGCTGCACAGGTGAAGCTAAAGATGCAAGCTACAGATATAGATTGTCCCTAAAGATTGCTGACACTAATGATTTGTTTGACATTACCGTGTTTGGAAGTTGCTTAGATCCATTCTTTGGGGTCACCGCAGAAAATCTGCAGAG GTGTATTCAAGACTTCAATCAGCTGTCAGGAGAAACAAACACAGATGCACCTCCAGGACTGTTAGTTCAAGCAGTGGAAACCTGTTTCATTGGAAAAAGATTTATATTTGGAGTGAAG ggtTGTGCAAGTGAAGATGGAGGGCGttctgctgtcagcagcatcTTGCAAAACTGTTCCAGAATTAATAGAAGTACCAAAAAGCTTACAGCTTGCCAGATCTTCCTGCCAAATGCTGCTGTTACTGGCTTTACTGTTATCAGCTACTTTGATCAGCTCCTGCAGTTGGCAAAATTCAGGAGCTGTAATAACAGCTCATACTTACCTGATGCATCTTCAGCTCCAATAGATGAACCTGTCAGTGAGCTCAGCAGCTTGTCTAGCCCGAGCAGAAACTCCTGTTTTGTTCAGTCTAGTGGCAGAGAAACTTTTTTAGGGTCCTGGCAGCAGTCCTTCAGCCTGACTTCATCTGTTGCTTGGGTAACAGTGGAAGACTTTCCCACTCTGGAAGTGGGAAAGCTGGTGAGTGAACAGCATGAACAAGAGGGGAGGCCTGTCTCTGCAGAATCGTGCAGTGTAAGCCTCAACAATCAAACTTTTTGGGATTCACAGTTTTGTAGCTCTTctgtgaaggaaggaaatgaggaGGATAATGAATTGAGTTCACAACCTAGTCAGACTGACAGCGTCTCTGCAACTGATAAATTAGAGAGAGTATCCTCTTCAAAGACAGAGTGTTTACATGGAAACAGTTCCAAGTTGTTACAACATCCCTTGGAATTTGGGGTAAAAAGCATCTACCCAAAGACTAATAGTAGAAATTATTCTTACCCAGAAAAATCCCACAACTCCTTTTTTTATGAGAGAGATGCCTCAGCATCTAATCACATAAATGTAGCTGGAGTGTCTCAGACGGACTCTATGCTTTGGGATGAGCTCCCATTCTCAGAAAGCCTAAATGAATTTTTAGCCAGAATAGAAGGTGGCAAGAGTGTTGTAACATCACCCAGCCTTGATGCAGGCAAACAGACCCTTCTTGAAAGTAGCAACTTGGGTGTAAATCTTAACAAATCGTATCCCAGGCAAACCCTACTAGCTGCTGATTTGCCTGAAGCGAGCATCTCGGGGAGGTTCTTGCCACCAGCAGAGGATGGTAGTTGGGAGAACATACTGTTTGCTTGTCTTCAGTCGAATGCAAATCCTCCGAGTGATGAGGTGTCACAATGTGAGTCTTCCTCTAGTGTTTTATCTTCAACTGACAAGGAATGTGGAGCATCTTGCTTTATACCTAACCCTTGTCTACCTATTCTGTCACAGTCCTTGCCAGTTACATCAGAGCCTTCTGTTTCCAAGAGCAGATATGTGCAGCCCAAAGAAGCAAATATGGACATTTCAAAGTCATCTTGGTCTTTTATTAGTTTGCAGTGTACTGCTGAACATGGAGAAAACTCCTGCTTAAAAAGGAGCAAGGCAGCTACCTGTGTGTGTTCTGCACATGATAGCTGTTTAGCAGGCTGcgaaaataaagaaaattcttcttCTACACCAAGCCAAAGAACAGATCTTACATTCACAGGGGCATGGGACTCTGATCCAACAACTCCCAGCAATACAAGAAGGCTGtacaaaagagaattaaaacCATTGACAGAACTGTCAGAAAATACCTTCAAAAGTGTTAACAGGAGAGAGATGCTGTGGAACAGTATCTTCCCTGAAGGCAGCTACAATGCTTCTGCTGATCTCTTTGATACAAGTGCAAGAGAGGTAGCAAAACCTGTAGAATTCCTAAATAAATCATGTAATTCTTTAATACAGGAAGATACTTTGACAGAAAAGGTCACAGCTCCTGAATTGGTGCTTTATCCTGGAGATGATGTTCTCTGTAACAGTTCAAAACCGAGCTCATCCCTACACAGGTCCCCTCCTGCTTTTAGTAAGCACAGTACACCAGTAACTTACTCCTTTTGTCCTTCAGAATGCAATTCAGTTAGCGCTCAAGACTTTGTTCCTTATTTACAGTCGACTCCTGTGACAAAACCTTTCCAGAAACTGTGGCCTGTTGGGGAAAGCTCTTCTGTCACTATCTTCACCCCCCAAAATCCCACTAAAATCCATTCCAAATGCAAGCGATCTAGGtcttcctttcaaaacactCTGTTGCAGCAGCTTACTGGCAGGTTAGTGAAACGTGAAAGGCTGAGTAATGGGGAAGACAAAGAAAGTCATAGCTCTGTTTCACAGCAGTTCCTTAACAGCCAACCACCTGCCAACTTTGAGGATTGGATCCCTCCATCTGCGAACAAAAGGTTGAAATCAACTGGATCTTTAAACTTAAAAACAGTTAGTTGGGCTGCTGACCTGCAGTTGACCTGTGGGCATGCTGGCAGGAACcctatttctgaaagcaaagagaacagTGAAAATGATGTGTGCTTCCAAAATGAGAGATTAAACCCTGGGGATACAGCCAGGATTCTAACAACTCCTGTATTTGCAGGTGTCACCAAGGCCTTGTTTTTAAACGATACAGTCCTGGAAACTTGTTCTCCTTCAGAAGGCAAGAGTCTCCTCTCAAGTGCAAATTATTCAGGGGGTATTTTAGAAGGGGCAGCTGGCTGGTCTCCTGAGTTGTTCTTCCAAGCACGGACCCCTTTTTCCAGTAAGccaaaatactaa
- the DDIAS gene encoding DNA damage-induced apoptosis suppressor protein isoform X2, translated as MNSVRGLLAASVISVQNSCFIYPACQKCFSRLILDSRRFNCVKCGCTGEAKDASYRYRLSLKIADTNDLFDITVFGSCLDPFFGVTAENLQRCIQDFNQLSGETNTDAPPGLLVQAVETCFIGKRFIFGVKGCASEDGGRSAVSSILQNCSRINRSTKKLTACQIFLPNAAVTGFTVISYFDQLLQLAKFRSCNNSSYLPDASSAPIDEPVSELSSLSSPSRNSCFVQSSGRETFLGSWQQSFSLTSSVAWVTVEDFPTLEVGKLVSEQHEQEGRPVSAESCSVSLNNQTFWDSQFCSSSVKEGNEEDNELSSQPSQTDSVSATDKLERVSSSKTECLHGNSSKLLQHPLEFGVKSIYPKTNSRNYSYPEKSHNSFFYERDASASNHINVAGVSQTDSMLWDELPFSESLNEFLARIEGGKSVVTSPSLDAGKQTLLESSNLGVNLNKSYPRQTLLAADLPEASISGRFLPPAEDGSWENILFACLQSNANPPSDEVSQCESSSSVLSSTDKECGASCFIPNPCLPILSQSLPVTSEPSVSKSRYVQPKEANMDISKSSWSFISLQCTAEHGENSCLKRSKAATCVCSAHDSCLAGCENKENSSSTPSQRTDLTFTGAWDSDPTTPSNTRRLYKRELKPLTELSENTFKSVNRREMLWNSIFPEGSYNASADLFDTSAREVAKPVEFLNKSCNSLIQEDTLTEKVTAPELVLYPGDDVLCNSSKPSSSLHRSPPAFSKHSTPVTYSFCPSECNSVSAQDFVPYLQSTPVTKPFQKLWPVGESSSVTIFTPQNPTKIHSKCKRSRSSFQNTLLQQLTGRLVKRERLSNGEDKESHSSVSQQFLNSQPPANFEDWIPPSANKRLKSTGSDLQLTCGHAGRNPISESKENSENDVCFQNERLNPGDTARILTTPVFAGVTKALFLNDTVLETCSPSEGKSLLSSANYSGGILEGAAGWSPELFFQARTPFSSKPKY; from the exons ATGAATAGTGTGAGAGGACTCTTGGCTGCCTCTGTAATTTCCGTCCAGAACTCCTGCTTCATCTATCCTGCCTgtcaaaaatgcttttctagGCTGATACTGGATTCTAGGAG GTTTAACTGTGTAAAATGTGGCTGCACAGGTGAAGCTAAAGATGCAAGCTACAGATATAGATTGTCCCTAAAGATTGCTGACACTAATGATTTGTTTGACATTACCGTGTTTGGAAGTTGCTTAGATCCATTCTTTGGGGTCACCGCAGAAAATCTGCAGAG GTGTATTCAAGACTTCAATCAGCTGTCAGGAGAAACAAACACAGATGCACCTCCAGGACTGTTAGTTCAAGCAGTGGAAACCTGTTTCATTGGAAAAAGATTTATATTTGGAGTGAAG ggtTGTGCAAGTGAAGATGGAGGGCGttctgctgtcagcagcatcTTGCAAAACTGTTCCAGAATTAATAGAAGTACCAAAAAGCTTACAGCTTGCCAGATCTTCCTGCCAAATGCTGCTGTTACTGGCTTTACTGTTATCAGCTACTTTGATCAGCTCCTGCAGTTGGCAAAATTCAGGAGCTGTAATAACAGCTCATACTTACCTGATGCATCTTCAGCTCCAATAGATGAACCTGTCAGTGAGCTCAGCAGCTTGTCTAGCCCGAGCAGAAACTCCTGTTTTGTTCAGTCTAGTGGCAGAGAAACTTTTTTAGGGTCCTGGCAGCAGTCCTTCAGCCTGACTTCATCTGTTGCTTGGGTAACAGTGGAAGACTTTCCCACTCTGGAAGTGGGAAAGCTGGTGAGTGAACAGCATGAACAAGAGGGGAGGCCTGTCTCTGCAGAATCGTGCAGTGTAAGCCTCAACAATCAAACTTTTTGGGATTCACAGTTTTGTAGCTCTTctgtgaaggaaggaaatgaggaGGATAATGAATTGAGTTCACAACCTAGTCAGACTGACAGCGTCTCTGCAACTGATAAATTAGAGAGAGTATCCTCTTCAAAGACAGAGTGTTTACATGGAAACAGTTCCAAGTTGTTACAACATCCCTTGGAATTTGGGGTAAAAAGCATCTACCCAAAGACTAATAGTAGAAATTATTCTTACCCAGAAAAATCCCACAACTCCTTTTTTTATGAGAGAGATGCCTCAGCATCTAATCACATAAATGTAGCTGGAGTGTCTCAGACGGACTCTATGCTTTGGGATGAGCTCCCATTCTCAGAAAGCCTAAATGAATTTTTAGCCAGAATAGAAGGTGGCAAGAGTGTTGTAACATCACCCAGCCTTGATGCAGGCAAACAGACCCTTCTTGAAAGTAGCAACTTGGGTGTAAATCTTAACAAATCGTATCCCAGGCAAACCCTACTAGCTGCTGATTTGCCTGAAGCGAGCATCTCGGGGAGGTTCTTGCCACCAGCAGAGGATGGTAGTTGGGAGAACATACTGTTTGCTTGTCTTCAGTCGAATGCAAATCCTCCGAGTGATGAGGTGTCACAATGTGAGTCTTCCTCTAGTGTTTTATCTTCAACTGACAAGGAATGTGGAGCATCTTGCTTTATACCTAACCCTTGTCTACCTATTCTGTCACAGTCCTTGCCAGTTACATCAGAGCCTTCTGTTTCCAAGAGCAGATATGTGCAGCCCAAAGAAGCAAATATGGACATTTCAAAGTCATCTTGGTCTTTTATTAGTTTGCAGTGTACTGCTGAACATGGAGAAAACTCCTGCTTAAAAAGGAGCAAGGCAGCTACCTGTGTGTGTTCTGCACATGATAGCTGTTTAGCAGGCTGcgaaaataaagaaaattcttcttCTACACCAAGCCAAAGAACAGATCTTACATTCACAGGGGCATGGGACTCTGATCCAACAACTCCCAGCAATACAAGAAGGCTGtacaaaagagaattaaaacCATTGACAGAACTGTCAGAAAATACCTTCAAAAGTGTTAACAGGAGAGAGATGCTGTGGAACAGTATCTTCCCTGAAGGCAGCTACAATGCTTCTGCTGATCTCTTTGATACAAGTGCAAGAGAGGTAGCAAAACCTGTAGAATTCCTAAATAAATCATGTAATTCTTTAATACAGGAAGATACTTTGACAGAAAAGGTCACAGCTCCTGAATTGGTGCTTTATCCTGGAGATGATGTTCTCTGTAACAGTTCAAAACCGAGCTCATCCCTACACAGGTCCCCTCCTGCTTTTAGTAAGCACAGTACACCAGTAACTTACTCCTTTTGTCCTTCAGAATGCAATTCAGTTAGCGCTCAAGACTTTGTTCCTTATTTACAGTCGACTCCTGTGACAAAACCTTTCCAGAAACTGTGGCCTGTTGGGGAAAGCTCTTCTGTCACTATCTTCACCCCCCAAAATCCCACTAAAATCCATTCCAAATGCAAGCGATCTAGGtcttcctttcaaaacactCTGTTGCAGCAGCTTACTGGCAGGTTAGTGAAACGTGAAAGGCTGAGTAATGGGGAAGACAAAGAAAGTCATAGCTCTGTTTCACAGCAGTTCCTTAACAGCCAACCACCTGCCAACTTTGAGGATTGGATCCCTCCATCTGCGAACAAAAGGTTGAAATCAACTGGAT CTGACCTGCAGTTGACCTGTGGGCATGCTGGCAGGAACcctatttctgaaagcaaagagaacagTGAAAATGATGTGTGCTTCCAAAATGAGAGATTAAACCCTGGGGATACAGCCAGGATTCTAACAACTCCTGTATTTGCAGGTGTCACCAAGGCCTTGTTTTTAAACGATACAGTCCTGGAAACTTGTTCTCCTTCAGAAGGCAAGAGTCTCCTCTCAAGTGCAAATTATTCAGGGGGTATTTTAGAAGGGGCAGCTGGCTGGTCTCCTGAGTTGTTCTTCCAAGCACGGACCCCTTTTTCCAGTAAGccaaaatactaa